A genomic region of Exiguobacterium sp. Helios contains the following coding sequences:
- the lgt gene encoding prolipoprotein diacylglyceryl transferase: protein MGTLASVQPTFDRVAIELGPIPIYWYGIVIALGAVVGLMIAIFESKRIGFNEEYAVDVVIWSIPISIICARIYYVAFEWDYYGQNLDQIINIRQGGIAIHGAIIGAILTVLIYTRKKNISFWQIADILAPSLLFGQAVGRWGNFFNQEAHGGETTWTFLQDTLHLPDWIVNQMYIDGVYYIPTFLYESIWNIIGVILLIVWRMKFNPRRGYVFLGYLIWYSIGRFYIEGLRTDSLMMGGGLRTAQIVSICLIVFGLIMLFVRKNAVRYLDGTKREAK, encoded by the coding sequence ATGGGAACATTAGCGAGTGTCCAACCGACGTTTGATCGGGTAGCCATCGAACTGGGCCCGATTCCGATTTACTGGTACGGGATCGTCATCGCGCTTGGCGCTGTCGTCGGTCTGATGATTGCGATTTTTGAATCAAAACGGATCGGCTTTAACGAAGAGTATGCCGTCGACGTTGTCATCTGGTCGATTCCGATCAGTATCATCTGTGCCCGTATTTATTATGTCGCGTTTGAATGGGATTATTACGGTCAGAATCTTGATCAAATCATCAACATCCGCCAGGGCGGGATTGCGATTCATGGTGCGATCATCGGTGCGATTTTGACCGTGCTGATTTATACGCGCAAGAAAAACATCTCGTTTTGGCAAATTGCCGATATTTTGGCGCCGTCGCTGTTATTCGGACAAGCGGTCGGACGCTGGGGGAACTTCTTTAACCAGGAAGCCCACGGCGGAGAAACGACATGGACATTCCTGCAGGATACGTTGCACTTACCGGACTGGATCGTCAATCAGATGTACATCGACGGTGTCTATTACATTCCGACGTTCTTATATGAAAGTATTTGGAACATCATCGGTGTCATCTTATTGATCGTTTGGCGGATGAAGTTCAACCCGCGCCGCGGTTATGTGTTCCTCGGTTACCTGATCTGGTATTCGATTGGCCGTTTTTACATCGAGGGTTTACGTACGGACAGTTTGATGATGGGAGGCGGACTCCGGACCGCGCAAATCGTCTCGATTTGTTTGATTGTCTTTGGTCTGATCATGCTATTCGTCCGTAAAAATGCCGTTCGTTATTTGGACGGAACAAAACGGGAGGCGAAATGA
- the uvrB gene encoding excinuclease ABC subunit UvrB, translating to MDFELVSPFEPGGDQPEAIKKLIAGVKKGERHQTLLGATGTGKTFTVSNVIKEIKKPTLVLAHNKTLAGQLYSEFKEFFPNNAVEYFVSFYDYYQPEAYVPSTDTFIEKDSSINDEIDKLRHSATSSLFEREDVLIVASVSCIYGLGNPEEYNNHVLSLRVGNEMGRNEMLRRLIDIQYERNDIDFQRGRFRVRGDVVEIFPASRDEQCVRIEFFGDEIERIRDMDPLTGEIIADREHISIFPASHFVTGDTRLQKAITNIEAELETQLAKMREDGMLLEAQRLEQRTNYDLEMMREMGYCSGIENYSRHLNLMPPGSTPYTLIDYFPKDFLLVADESHVTLPQIRGMYNGDQARKQVLVDHGFRLPSAKDNRPLRFEEFEEKVSQAIYISATPGPYEIEHTKEMVEQIIRPTGLVDPTIEIHPITGQIDYLMDNIRERVAKNERVLVTTLTKKMSEDLTDYLKEHGVKVNYMHSEIKTLERIEIIRDLRLGKYDVLVGINLLREGLDIPEVSLVTILDADKEGFLRSERSLIQTIGRAARNSEGHVILFADKMTDSMQRAIDETERRRNIQLAFNKEHGITPKTIQKDVRGVISTTIENDDTVEKLEKFNKLKKPERETLLEQLDQEMRQAAKDMQFERAAELRDLILELKAGA from the coding sequence ATGGATTTTGAGTTAGTATCACCATTTGAACCAGGTGGCGATCAGCCGGAAGCGATTAAAAAATTGATTGCAGGCGTCAAGAAAGGTGAACGCCATCAGACGTTGCTCGGCGCGACAGGGACAGGGAAAACCTTTACCGTCTCGAACGTCATCAAAGAGATTAAGAAGCCGACGCTGGTCTTGGCACACAATAAGACGCTTGCCGGTCAGCTGTATTCGGAGTTCAAAGAGTTCTTCCCAAATAACGCGGTCGAATATTTCGTCAGCTTTTATGATTACTACCAACCGGAAGCCTATGTGCCGTCGACGGATACGTTCATCGAAAAAGATTCATCGATCAACGATGAGATTGACAAGCTGCGTCACTCGGCGACATCTTCCTTGTTCGAACGGGAAGACGTCCTGATTGTCGCGTCGGTGTCGTGTATCTATGGTCTCGGTAATCCGGAAGAGTACAACAACCACGTGCTGTCGTTGCGTGTCGGAAACGAGATGGGACGAAACGAGATGTTGCGTCGTCTGATCGACATTCAATATGAACGAAATGATATCGACTTCCAGCGCGGGCGGTTCCGTGTTCGGGGTGATGTTGTTGAAATCTTCCCGGCGTCCCGCGATGAACAGTGTGTCCGGATCGAATTTTTCGGAGATGAGATTGAACGGATTCGTGATATGGATCCATTGACAGGGGAAATCATTGCCGACCGGGAACACATTTCGATTTTCCCGGCATCCCACTTCGTGACGGGGGATACCCGTCTGCAAAAAGCGATTACGAACATTGAGGCTGAGCTCGAAACGCAACTCGCGAAGATGCGTGAAGACGGCATGTTGCTTGAAGCCCAGCGTCTCGAACAACGGACGAACTACGATCTCGAGATGATGCGTGAAATGGGCTACTGTTCCGGGATTGAAAACTATTCCCGTCACTTGAACTTAATGCCACCGGGCTCGACACCGTATACGCTGATCGACTATTTCCCGAAAGACTTCTTACTCGTTGCCGATGAGTCGCACGTTACATTGCCGCAAATCCGCGGTATGTATAACGGGGACCAGGCGCGGAAACAAGTCCTCGTCGATCACGGTTTCCGTCTGCCGTCGGCGAAGGATAACCGACCTCTCCGGTTCGAGGAGTTCGAAGAGAAGGTCAGCCAAGCGATCTATATCTCGGCGACACCGGGTCCTTACGAAATCGAACATACAAAAGAGATGGTCGAACAGATCATCCGGCCGACCGGACTGGTCGACCCGACGATCGAGATTCATCCGATCACGGGACAAATCGACTACTTGATGGATAACATCCGTGAGCGTGTCGCGAAAAATGAACGGGTTCTCGTGACGACGCTGACGAAAAAAATGTCGGAAGACTTGACGGACTACCTGAAAGAACATGGCGTCAAGGTCAACTATATGCACTCGGAAATCAAGACCCTCGAACGGATTGAAATCATCCGCGATCTGCGGCTCGGCAAATACGATGTCCTTGTCGGGATTAACCTGTTGCGGGAAGGACTTGATATTCCGGAAGTCTCGCTCGTAACGATTCTCGATGCCGATAAAGAAGGATTCCTGCGGTCGGAACGGTCGCTGATTCAGACGATCGGCCGGGCCGCAAGGAACTCGGAGGGACACGTCATTCTCTTTGCCGATAAGATGACCGACTCGATGCAGCGGGCCATTGATGAAACGGAACGGCGGCGCAACATTCAGCTCGCCTTTAATAAAGAACACGGTATTACGCCGAAAACGATTCAAAAAGATGTCCGGGGTGTCATCAGTACGACGATTGAGAATGATGATACCGTCGAAAAACTCGAGAAGTTCAACAAATTGAAAAAACCGGAACGCGAAACATTGCTCGAACAACTCGATCAAGAGATGCGTCAAGCGGCGAAAGATATGCAGTTTGAACGGGCAGCAGAATTGCGTGACCTTATCTTAGAATTGAAAGCAGGTGCCTAA
- the uvrA gene encoding excinuclease ABC subunit UvrA — protein sequence MAEKKNKIIIKGARVNNLQNIDVEIPRDQLVVLTGLSGSGKSSLAFDTIYAEGQRRYVESLSAYARQFLGQMDKPDVDAIEGLSPAISIDQKTTSKNPRSTVGTVTEIYDYLRLLYARIGKPICPNHGIEISSQTISQMVDQVMELPERSRLQILAPIISGRKGAHVKVFEDLKKEGFVRVRVDGETIDLTDDIELEKNKKHSIEVVVDRVVVRPDVEARLADSLETALRLADGRVIVDTMDGNELLFSEHHACPICGFSIGELEPRMFSFNSPFGACTSCDGLGTKLEVDVDLVVPHPDKSLNEGAIIAWEPTSSQYYPQLLAAVCSHFNIDMDTPFEQLSEEHHDIVLNGSSKEEIQFRYENDFGMVRNTSLFFEGVLNNLQRRFKETSSDYIREQMEGYMAKKACPTCKGHRLKRESLAVKVSGIHIGDVTKMSVKQAVVWFEELPSKLSEKDQTISRMIVREIHERSSFLENVGLDYLTISRAAGTLSGGEAQRIRLATQIGSRLTGVLYVLDEPSIGLHQRDNDRLINTLKTMRDLGNTLIVVEHDEDTMMAADYLIDIGPGAGDHGGFVTAAGRPEELMQDPNSLTGQYLSGKKFIPVPSERKQPDGRALQIHKASENNLKNVDVDIPLGLFVAVTGVSGSGKSTLINEILYKTIAHEMNRAKEKPGAHKGISGLDQIDKVIDIDQSPIGRTPRSNPATYTGVFDDIRDVFASTNEAKLRGYKKGRFSFNIKGGRCEACRGDGIIKIEMHFLPDVYVPCEICHGKRYNRETLEVKYKGKTIADVLEMTVEDALEFFEKIPKISRKLQTIADVGLTYMRLGQPATELSGGEAQRVKLASELHKRSTGKTIYILDEPTTGLHVHDIARLLKVLQRLVDNGDTVLVIEHNLDVIKTADYLIDLGPEGGDGGGKIVATGTPEEIAAVKESYTGHYLAPVLERDAARIES from the coding sequence TTGGCAGAAAAAAAGAACAAGATCATCATCAAGGGCGCTCGCGTCAATAACTTACAAAACATCGATGTTGAAATCCCGCGCGATCAGCTCGTCGTTCTGACGGGCTTATCAGGATCGGGGAAATCATCGCTCGCGTTCGACACGATTTATGCGGAAGGACAACGGCGTTATGTCGAAAGTCTGTCCGCTTACGCCCGTCAGTTTTTAGGTCAGATGGACAAACCGGATGTCGATGCGATTGAAGGACTTAGCCCGGCCATTTCAATCGACCAAAAGACGACGAGTAAAAACCCGCGTTCGACGGTCGGGACGGTCACGGAAATCTATGACTATCTCCGCCTGCTCTATGCACGGATCGGGAAACCAATCTGTCCGAATCACGGCATTGAAATTTCGAGCCAGACGATCAGTCAGATGGTCGACCAAGTGATGGAACTGCCGGAACGCAGCCGTCTGCAAATTCTCGCGCCGATCATTTCCGGACGAAAAGGCGCTCATGTCAAAGTCTTCGAAGATTTGAAAAAAGAAGGTTTCGTCCGCGTCCGTGTCGATGGAGAAACGATTGATTTGACGGATGACATCGAACTCGAGAAAAATAAAAAACACTCGATTGAAGTCGTCGTCGACCGGGTCGTTGTCCGTCCGGACGTCGAAGCCCGCCTCGCCGATTCTCTTGAGACGGCACTCCGTCTTGCCGACGGCCGCGTCATCGTAGATACGATGGATGGGAACGAACTGTTGTTCAGCGAACACCATGCCTGCCCGATCTGCGGCTTCTCCATCGGTGAACTTGAACCACGGATGTTCTCGTTCAACTCACCGTTTGGTGCCTGTACGTCATGCGACGGTCTCGGAACGAAACTGGAAGTTGATGTCGATCTCGTCGTGCCGCATCCGGATAAATCGCTCAACGAAGGGGCAATCATTGCCTGGGAACCGACCAGTTCACAGTATTATCCGCAGCTGTTGGCAGCGGTCTGCAGTCACTTCAACATCGATATGGATACGCCGTTCGAACAGTTGTCGGAAGAACACCACGATATTGTATTAAATGGTAGCAGTAAGGAAGAGATTCAGTTCCGCTATGAAAATGACTTCGGGATGGTCCGGAATACATCGTTATTTTTTGAAGGCGTCTTGAATAACCTGCAACGCCGCTTCAAAGAGACGTCATCGGACTACATCCGTGAACAGATGGAAGGGTATATGGCGAAAAAAGCTTGTCCGACGTGTAAAGGACACCGCTTGAAACGCGAATCACTTGCGGTCAAAGTGTCAGGGATCCACATCGGTGACGTAACGAAGATGTCCGTCAAACAAGCAGTCGTCTGGTTTGAAGAGTTACCAAGTAAATTATCAGAAAAGGATCAGACAATTTCACGGATGATCGTCCGCGAAATTCATGAACGATCGTCGTTCCTCGAAAACGTTGGTTTGGATTATCTGACGATCTCGCGTGCTGCCGGAACATTATCCGGTGGGGAAGCGCAACGGATTCGTCTTGCGACGCAAATCGGATCGCGTTTGACAGGCGTTCTCTACGTCCTCGATGAACCGTCAATCGGACTCCACCAACGCGATAACGACCGCCTGATCAATACATTGAAGACGATGCGCGATCTCGGGAATACGTTGATCGTCGTCGAACACGATGAAGATACGATGATGGCGGCGGATTACCTGATTGATATCGGACCGGGAGCCGGCGATCACGGCGGATTCGTCACGGCAGCGGGGCGTCCAGAAGAATTGATGCAGGATCCGAACTCGTTGACGGGACAATACCTCTCCGGCAAGAAGTTCATTCCGGTGCCGTCTGAACGGAAACAACCGGACGGTCGGGCCTTACAGATTCATAAAGCATCGGAAAACAATTTGAAAAACGTCGATGTCGACATTCCACTTGGTTTGTTCGTTGCCGTGACCGGAGTATCCGGTTCCGGAAAATCGACATTAATCAATGAGATTCTCTACAAGACGATTGCCCATGAGATGAACCGGGCGAAAGAAAAACCGGGGGCGCACAAAGGCATTTCCGGACTCGATCAAATCGATAAAGTCATCGATATCGACCAATCTCCGATCGGTCGGACACCGCGTTCGAATCCGGCAACCTACACCGGTGTCTTTGACGATATCCGTGATGTCTTTGCGTCGACGAATGAAGCAAAACTCCGCGGTTACAAAAAAGGCCGTTTCAGTTTCAATATCAAAGGCGGACGTTGTGAAGCCTGCCGCGGCGACGGAATCATCAAGATCGAAATGCACTTCCTGCCGGATGTTTACGTGCCGTGTGAAATCTGTCACGGGAAACGCTACAACCGGGAAACGCTGGAAGTGAAATATAAAGGCAAGACGATTGCTGATGTCCTTGAGATGACAGTCGAAGATGCGTTGGAATTCTTTGAAAAGATTCCGAAAATCAGCCGCAAACTGCAGACGATTGCCGACGTTGGTCTGACGTATATGCGTCTCGGACAACCGGCGACGGAACTGTCCGGCGGAGAAGCACAACGGGTCAAGCTGGCATCGGAACTGCATAAACGGTCGACCGGGAAAACGATTTATATTCTCGATGAACCGACGACAGGGCTGCACGTCCACGATATCGCCCGGTTGCTGAAAGTCTTGCAACGACTCGTCGACAACGGAGACACGGTGCTCGTCATCGAACACAACCTGGATGTCATCAAAACAGCCGACTATTTGATCGATCTCGGACCAGAGGGCGGAGACGGTGGCGGGAAGATTGTCGCGACCGGAACACCTGAAGAAATCGCAGCAGTCAAGGAATCCTATACAGGTCATTACCTCGCTCCTGTTCTTGAACGAGACGCTGCCCGAATCGAATCGTGA
- the kapB gene encoding sporulation phosphorelay system protein KapB, with protein MNQIRFTYKTGKYFGRLFAERPQGLVVEVLAVEKHPIQGDLHNPNQVDVPLFHVRTALHPHEKVTVAPGVVYAYEGEIPSYAESLRQAYDKEVERLNGQNPETDAFVQKCLENYKELESIYAKRWG; from the coding sequence ATGAATCAAATCCGCTTTACGTATAAAACAGGAAAGTATTTCGGAAGATTATTTGCCGAACGTCCGCAAGGGTTGGTCGTCGAGGTATTGGCCGTCGAGAAACATCCGATTCAAGGTGATCTGCACAATCCGAATCAGGTCGATGTCCCGCTCTTCCATGTCCGTACTGCCTTACACCCGCACGAAAAAGTGACGGTCGCCCCCGGTGTCGTCTATGCCTATGAAGGTGAGATTCCGAGCTATGCCGAAAGCTTACGCCAGGCATATGACAAGGAAGTCGAACGTTTGAATGGACAAAACCCGGAGACGGATGCTTTCGTACAAAAATGCTTGGAGAATTACAAGGAACTGGAATCGATTTATGCGAAACGCTGGGGATAA
- the ppaX gene encoding pyrophosphatase PpaX produces the protein MIQTILFDLDGTLIDTNPLILKSFAHTLDYYYPDRTFTEAELLPFIGPTLEKSFSEMNADQWKEMVAFYRSYNIAMHDALVLEYPGVLDGLRKLKEQGYKLAIVTSKSRRVALKGIELFGLTHLFDAIIAADDVTEEKPAVEPFEKAMALLGSTREETIMVGDNDTDIHGGKNAGLKTVAVGWAIKGRAYLEALQPDLIIDSMEQLSDWIEAENATAD, from the coding sequence ATGATTCAAACGATTCTATTTGATCTCGACGGGACGTTGATTGATACGAACCCGCTCATTCTAAAAAGTTTTGCCCACACGCTCGATTATTACTATCCGGACCGGACGTTTACGGAAGCGGAACTGCTTCCGTTCATCGGACCGACGCTTGAAAAGTCGTTTTCGGAAATGAATGCGGACCAGTGGAAAGAGATGGTCGCTTTTTACCGGAGTTACAACATCGCGATGCATGATGCGCTTGTCCTCGAGTATCCGGGTGTCCTCGACGGATTACGAAAATTGAAGGAACAAGGTTATAAATTAGCGATCGTCACGTCGAAGAGTCGCCGCGTCGCGTTAAAAGGAATCGAACTGTTTGGATTGACGCATCTGTTTGATGCCATCATCGCAGCAGATGATGTGACGGAAGAGAAACCGGCTGTCGAACCGTTTGAAAAGGCGATGGCGTTACTCGGTTCGACCCGGGAAGAAACGATCATGGTCGGCGATAATGATACGGACATCCACGGCGGGAAAAATGCCGGTCTGAAAACCGTTGCTGTCGGCTGGGCCATTAAAGGACGTGCGTATCTCGAAGCATTGCAGCCGGATTTAATCATTGATTCGATGGAACAGTTAAGTGACTGGATCGAGGCCGAAAATGCCACGGCGGACTGA
- a CDS encoding DapH/DapD/GlmU-related protein: protein MPRRTDRYHVGATNPLWHMYRTVSFFKVMWCFTIITIGRFSPSLRFKNSLYRTCLRMKIGDRTALALMVMPDTMFPERITIGSNTIIGFNTTILCHEYLTTEYRIGNVTIGNDVLIGANVTILPGVTIGDGAMVGAGSVVHRDILPGERVSSQPLRRHEM, encoded by the coding sequence ATGCCACGGCGGACTGACCGGTATCACGTCGGGGCAACGAACCCGCTTTGGCATATGTACCGGACGGTGTCGTTCTTCAAAGTGATGTGGTGTTTTACGATTATCACGATCGGCCGGTTCTCACCGTCGCTTCGTTTCAAGAACAGCCTCTACCGGACGTGTTTACGGATGAAAATCGGTGACCGGACGGCACTCGCTCTGATGGTCATGCCGGATACGATGTTCCCGGAACGGATTACGATCGGCTCCAATACGATCATCGGATTTAATACGACGATTCTTTGTCACGAATACTTGACGACCGAATACCGGATCGGGAACGTGACGATCGGGAACGATGTGTTGATTGGCGCGAATGTGACGATTCTGCCCGGAGTGACGATCGGGGACGGTGCGATGGTCGGAGCAGGTTCCGTCGTCCACCGGGATATTCTGCCCGGCGAACGGGTCTCGAGTCAGCCGCTCCGCCGGCACGAAATGTGA
- the hprK gene encoding HPr(Ser) kinase/phosphatase, which produces MQPKVRTAEIVKQFNLKIVTGEEGLHRPILTADLCRPGLVLAGYYAYYPAERLQILGKTELTFFNNLTYEEQLERANVLCTDETPGILITRGFDVPEAIVKAADETNVPLLTTKGHTTSVESQITNFLEAELAPTTAMHGVLVDIYGVGVFIKGASGVGKSETALELVKRGHRLVADDSVEIRQTGDGILVGTAPKLIQHLLEIRGIGIIDVMTLFGAGAVRSHKKISLVCNLEIWDQTKVYDRVGLDQETLQIIDTEIPFLTIPVRPGRNLAVIIEVAAMNYRLKNMGINTAEEFAGRLAQAIEDGNGGL; this is translated from the coding sequence GTGCAACCAAAAGTGCGAACAGCTGAAATCGTAAAGCAATTCAATTTAAAAATCGTCACCGGAGAAGAGGGCTTACACCGTCCGATTCTGACGGCTGATCTTTGTCGACCGGGTCTTGTCCTCGCCGGGTATTATGCCTATTATCCAGCAGAACGTCTCCAGATTCTCGGAAAAACGGAATTGACGTTTTTCAACAACTTGACGTATGAAGAACAGCTCGAACGGGCGAATGTTCTCTGTACGGATGAAACACCGGGAATTTTGATTACACGTGGTTTTGATGTGCCGGAAGCGATCGTCAAAGCAGCGGACGAAACGAACGTCCCGCTTTTGACGACGAAGGGACATACGACATCGGTCGAATCGCAAATCACGAACTTCCTCGAAGCGGAACTGGCACCAACGACCGCGATGCACGGCGTGCTCGTCGACATATACGGCGTCGGTGTCTTCATCAAAGGGGCAAGCGGCGTCGGGAAATCCGAGACAGCCCTTGAACTCGTCAAACGGGGACACCGTTTGGTCGCCGATGATTCGGTCGAGATTCGTCAGACCGGCGACGGGATTCTCGTCGGGACAGCTCCGAAATTGATTCAGCATCTGCTTGAAATCCGCGGAATCGGCATCATCGATGTGATGACGTTATTCGGTGCCGGTGCCGTTCGTTCGCACAAGAAAATCAGCCTCGTCTGTAATTTAGAAATTTGGGATCAGACGAAAGTCTACGATCGGGTAGGACTGGACCAGGAAACACTGCAAATCATCGATACGGAAATCCCGTTCTTGACGATTCCGGTTCGTCCCGGACGAAACTTAGCCGTCATCATCGAGGTAGCCGCGATGAACTACCGTCTGAAAAATATGGGTATCAATACAGCAGAAGAGTTTGCAGGTCGTCTTGCGCAAGCGATTGAAGATGGGAATGGTGGTCTTTGA
- a CDS encoding DUF4097 family beta strand repeat-containing protein produces MKQDMRQLILEQVKEGKLTIDEALDKLERLEAIDQNPSSASQHKYVDEPEQYDRVDHYTVDSLTTKVMSAFDGLVNRIKESDLSLNQTSGPNVTYVKQFPFSGETIHLDLFNANAIVEPGDLEECELTVTGRPLRQVNEEQALEQLQAALQHSVSANTLSIRLKDKRVRATVHLKIPRRHYESLILQTLNGEVTLSSLDATSVQLMTANGRIHVRDLFSEEVKTSTANGSIEIEESEIKSLKAKTANGQVIATGVFERSELKTANGNVRCELKTVQDAKIQASSLAGSIALMLPHGAEVYGELETNFGGLNCNLDEMELIRDQKEVVNRKLHFLSGRGRTPKIEVAADTKTGTISVTHGVHLSPQTL; encoded by the coding sequence ATGAAGCAAGATATGCGCCAACTGATACTTGAACAGGTGAAAGAAGGAAAGCTGACGATTGACGAAGCGCTCGACAAACTCGAACGGCTTGAAGCAATCGATCAGAACCCGTCGTCGGCAAGTCAGCATAAATATGTGGATGAACCGGAACAATACGACCGGGTCGATCATTATACGGTCGATTCTTTGACAACAAAGGTCATGTCAGCTTTTGACGGCCTCGTCAACCGGATCAAAGAGAGTGACTTGTCACTCAACCAAACATCCGGACCGAACGTCACGTACGTCAAACAATTCCCGTTCAGTGGTGAGACGATTCATTTGGATTTATTTAATGCCAATGCCATCGTTGAGCCCGGTGACCTGGAAGAGTGTGAGTTGACCGTTACCGGTCGCCCGCTCCGTCAAGTTAACGAAGAACAGGCACTGGAGCAACTGCAAGCAGCACTTCAGCACTCTGTCTCTGCGAATACGTTATCGATTCGTTTAAAAGATAAACGTGTTCGGGCGACGGTTCATTTGAAGATTCCGCGCCGTCACTATGAATCATTGATATTGCAGACGTTAAACGGGGAAGTGACGTTATCGTCACTCGATGCGACGTCGGTGCAACTGATGACAGCAAACGGACGGATTCATGTCCGCGACCTGTTCAGTGAAGAAGTGAAGACATCAACAGCCAACGGTTCGATTGAAATCGAAGAATCGGAAATCAAGTCGTTAAAAGCGAAGACAGCCAATGGTCAAGTCATCGCAACCGGTGTATTTGAACGGTCTGAGCTGAAGACGGCGAACGGAAACGTCCGGTGTGAACTGAAGACGGTTCAGGATGCGAAGATTCAGGCCTCATCGCTTGCGGGAAGTATCGCCTTGATGTTACCGCATGGTGCGGAAGTCTACGGTGAACTGGAAACGAACTTTGGCGGATTGAACTGTAACCTGGATGAGATGGAATTGATCCGTGATCAAAAAGAAGTCGTCAACCGGAAACTCCACTTCCTGTCAGGTCGTGGACGGACGCCAAAAATTGAAGTCGCTGCCGATACGAAGACGGGTACGATTTCAGTCACACACGGTGTTCATTTGAGCCCTCAAACCCTATAA
- a CDS encoding PDZ domain-containing protein, producing the protein MSVELLDGFGWTVISLFASPILWLAILVSFLLSMRRIKRERNLFRSRTRSKRTDVFETLIPGFVVGLVLSVISVSLTLTVSSEFLIAFMVLTFLILLTGIIRFNLPLGPLVILAGLTWFMTSDRIDGLRDVSVSDWMLLAALSLGAELLLLIWRGKKNLSPSLVLSKRGRYIGGLSSNKLWLIPLIVFVPGSSFEALIPQWSFPEFVPIVLFLPIGFSFLFTGQLPDQLIRPLIQGRLITFLLSVVLAVGAFLTGQDIWLYGLPALLIIHLILHQRTKRLNRSQTPLFLNGKRGVVILGTLPEKPASEMGLVPGEAIYKVNGEFVESEKSFYEAIQKHKPYLRLEVMNHNGDVRFAQRAFYEQDHHDLGILFVSEPGNKRTKIRTLQ; encoded by the coding sequence ATGAGCGTGGAATTACTCGATGGATTCGGTTGGACAGTGATTAGTCTCTTCGCTAGTCCAATCTTGTGGTTAGCAATTCTAGTCAGTTTTTTACTCAGTATGCGACGTATCAAACGCGAACGGAATCTGTTCCGGTCACGCACGCGTAGCAAGCGGACCGATGTCTTCGAAACGCTTATTCCAGGCTTCGTCGTTGGTCTTGTCTTATCCGTCATCAGTGTAAGTCTGACATTGACGGTCTCGTCAGAGTTTCTGATCGCCTTCATGGTGTTGACGTTTTTGATTTTGTTGACGGGTATCATCCGATTCAATTTACCGCTCGGACCGCTTGTCATCCTGGCAGGTCTCACCTGGTTCATGACGAGTGACCGGATTGACGGTCTCCGTGATGTCAGCGTCAGCGATTGGATGCTGCTTGCGGCCCTGTCGTTAGGCGCCGAATTGCTGTTGCTGATCTGGCGGGGGAAAAAGAATTTATCGCCTTCGCTCGTCTTATCGAAACGGGGACGTTACATCGGCGGGTTGTCGTCCAACAAACTGTGGCTGATTCCGCTCATCGTCTTCGTGCCGGGAAGCAGTTTCGAAGCATTGATCCCGCAATGGTCGTTTCCGGAGTTCGTTCCGATTGTCTTGTTCCTGCCGATCGGCTTCAGTTTCCTCTTTACCGGCCAGTTGCCGGACCAGCTGATCCGTCCCCTGATCCAAGGGCGGCTGATTACGTTCTTGTTGTCCGTCGTGCTCGCAGTAGGCGCATTCCTGACCGGACAGGACATCTGGTTGTACGGGTTGCCGGCCCTGCTCATTATTCACCTGATTCTGCATCAGCGGACGAAACGACTTAACCGGTCCCAGACCCCGTTGTTCCTGAACGGTAAACGTGGCGTCGTCATTCTCGGCACATTACCGGAGAAACCGGCTTCCGAGATGGGGCTTGTTCCGGGTGAAGCAATCTATAAAGTCAACGGGGAGTTCGTCGAGTCGGAGAAATCATTTTATGAAGCGATTCAAAAACATAAACCGTACCTGCGTCTCGAAGTCATGAACCATAACGGAGACGTCCGGTTCGCACAGCGGGCCTTTTATGAACAGGATCATCACGATCTCGGGATTTTGTTCGTCAGTGAGCCCGGTAATAAACGGACGAAAATCCGGACGCTTCAGTGA